One window of the Halobacillus litoralis genome contains the following:
- a CDS encoding ABC transporter ATP-binding protein gives MGVPYKRQSGSALSANADEAAAMLVGAVKRYGSGESAVVALDDVTIAFPAGKFTAVMGPSGSGKSTMMHCAAGLDQLTSGRAFVGSTDLSTLDDRELTRLRREQIGFVFQTFNLAETLTVEENICLPLTLSGRQPSDGVLDQVVSMLRLGDRMHHRPAELSGGQQQRVAVARALVAQPQVVFADEPTGNLDTLSGHEILGYLRSAVDKHHQSIVVVTHDPNAAAWADQVVFVVDGKVHDVMDRPSADSVLDVMKGLGR, from the coding sequence ATGGGAGTACCTTATAAACGGCAGTCCGGGAGCGCTCTGTCAGCCAATGCTGATGAAGCTGCGGCCATGCTAGTCGGCGCAGTTAAGCGATACGGCTCTGGCGAGTCGGCCGTCGTCGCGCTCGACGACGTCACCATCGCGTTCCCGGCGGGGAAGTTCACGGCTGTGATGGGACCGTCGGGTTCGGGCAAGTCGACGATGATGCACTGCGCCGCCGGGTTGGATCAACTGACGTCGGGTCGCGCATTCGTTGGCAGCACCGATTTGTCGACCCTCGACGACCGCGAGTTGACCAGACTGCGCCGAGAACAGATCGGGTTCGTGTTCCAGACGTTCAATCTCGCTGAGACCCTCACGGTCGAGGAGAACATCTGCCTGCCTTTAACGTTGTCGGGCCGGCAGCCGAGCGATGGAGTGCTCGATCAGGTCGTGTCGATGCTGCGCCTCGGTGATCGCATGCATCATCGGCCGGCGGAGCTCTCGGGCGGCCAGCAACAGCGCGTCGCCGTCGCCCGGGCGCTGGTCGCCCAGCCACAGGTGGTGTTCGCCGATGAGCCCACCGGCAACCTCGACACCCTGTCCGGACATGAGATCCTCGGATACCTGCGATCAGCGGTCGACAAGCATCATCAGTCGATCGTGGTAGTCACGCACGATCCCAACGCCGCTGCCTGGGCGGACCAAGTCGTGTTCGTCGTCGACGGCAAAGTGCACGACGTGATGGATCGCCCGTCAGCCGATTCGGTGCTCGACGTGATGAAGGGGCTGGGACGATGA
- a CDS encoding ABC transporter permease, translating into MNQMVRSAVRSVLASRGRFLLTGTAIALSVAFLVSTLVLSDSMRGRAASDIAEALAGTDAVVQGVSLGEPGGGPGDPVRSVRQSLDPDITERVAAVDGVDKAASQWKGFAKLVVNGSPVGTGTASDVGRNWVANPELNPFRLESGRPPTEVGEVVIDRSLADDAGVAPGDIVQVLTATGMHDATITGIATFTSADASPLERTVLLPDGAVSSWLDTAAPTEVLVDVAEGADRAEVLGRLSALSDAEVVDGPDYIRTMQDTATSPLQFLNVFLLAFAVVAILIGVTIIFNTFTLTVARRRRESGLLRAIGAERRQVLGGVVIEAAFVGTIATLAGLVCGVAGVGALRWVVGLTGISLITGPTIVSPTSIAIAATVGIGATLLSAWIPARRAAATPPIEALRESAAEPRVVSRARTASGLVLAAVAIVGGAVAVVGSNPVWLMLAAAIIPALVLCGPALVTASARWSSPVARRAAGVGGSIAAGNLAASPRRSASTALAIMLGTAMVTMFAMFASSLTSAVGTDVRDGLRADLVVTSATPDFSTIDPTLAGRIAELPDVDSVTALSIDEGIVEGKAEMIGGIEPTALPTMFDLDPIAGDLANLSSGGVAVVGDDPALLGGTLEIEFERTTIEAPIVAVVERSTGGFEAPVYFIDRARLDDSAGRQLDAQVFIDLAGGAETDAEENVSTLVRDTPGSFLATQEEHVASSGSEIAAFRNFIDGMLILASFIALLGVANTTALAINERSGEIGLLRAVGTSRRELRRIVRLEAALLSFVAASIGIAVGAGFCWAMIDVTGGAEIPSVVVPWLRLAVTLIVAVAASVIAAAWPAFRVSRVPVLELVSGDR; encoded by the coding sequence ATGAACCAGATGGTGCGGAGCGCGGTCCGGAGCGTGCTCGCGAGTCGGGGTCGGTTCCTGCTCACGGGCACGGCGATCGCGCTTTCGGTGGCGTTCCTCGTCTCGACGCTGGTGCTGTCCGACTCGATGCGAGGCCGAGCGGCCAGCGATATCGCCGAAGCGTTGGCCGGGACGGACGCCGTGGTGCAAGGCGTTTCCCTCGGCGAGCCAGGCGGAGGACCGGGAGATCCTGTCAGGTCGGTTCGGCAATCACTAGATCCCGATATTACTGAGCGCGTGGCTGCGGTCGACGGCGTCGACAAGGCTGCCTCGCAATGGAAAGGCTTCGCGAAGCTGGTCGTCAACGGATCGCCGGTCGGAACCGGCACGGCTAGCGACGTCGGTCGCAACTGGGTCGCCAACCCGGAGCTCAATCCGTTCCGGCTAGAGAGCGGGCGACCACCCACTGAGGTCGGAGAGGTCGTGATCGATCGATCGCTCGCCGATGACGCAGGCGTGGCTCCGGGTGACATCGTACAGGTCCTGACCGCGACGGGGATGCACGACGCGACCATCACCGGTATTGCGACGTTCACGTCGGCGGACGCGTCACCGCTGGAGCGAACAGTTCTGTTGCCCGACGGAGCAGTTTCCTCCTGGCTCGACACGGCGGCGCCGACCGAGGTGCTCGTCGACGTCGCGGAGGGTGCCGACCGCGCCGAGGTGCTCGGCCGATTGTCGGCGCTGTCCGATGCCGAGGTCGTCGACGGACCCGACTACATCCGGACGATGCAGGACACCGCTACTTCACCTCTGCAGTTCCTGAACGTGTTCCTCCTGGCCTTCGCCGTGGTCGCGATTCTGATCGGCGTGACGATCATCTTCAACACGTTCACGCTCACCGTCGCCCGCCGCCGGCGGGAGTCGGGGCTCCTGCGTGCGATCGGTGCTGAACGACGCCAAGTACTCGGCGGAGTGGTGATCGAGGCGGCGTTTGTCGGAACGATCGCCACGCTCGCCGGCCTCGTATGCGGAGTCGCAGGAGTGGGCGCGTTACGCTGGGTCGTCGGACTCACTGGGATCAGCCTGATCACCGGGCCGACGATCGTGAGCCCGACCTCGATCGCGATTGCCGCGACCGTCGGTATCGGCGCAACGCTCCTCTCGGCATGGATCCCGGCTCGCCGCGCGGCGGCGACACCACCGATCGAGGCTCTGCGCGAGAGCGCGGCGGAACCCCGGGTAGTGAGCCGAGCACGGACTGCAAGCGGACTCGTGCTCGCTGCGGTGGCGATCGTTGGAGGAGCTGTGGCTGTGGTGGGCTCGAACCCAGTGTGGCTCATGCTCGCTGCTGCCATTATCCCGGCGCTCGTGCTGTGCGGCCCGGCGCTCGTGACAGCTTCAGCACGTTGGAGCTCTCCGGTGGCCCGCCGCGCCGCCGGTGTTGGCGGCTCGATCGCAGCGGGCAACCTGGCTGCGAGCCCCCGTCGATCGGCATCGACGGCGCTCGCGATCATGCTCGGAACCGCGATGGTGACGATGTTCGCGATGTTCGCGAGCTCACTGACGAGCGCAGTGGGAACAGACGTTCGCGACGGGCTGCGTGCGGACCTGGTGGTCACGTCGGCGACCCCCGACTTCTCGACGATCGACCCCACCCTGGCCGGCCGGATAGCAGAGCTGCCCGACGTCGACTCGGTAACTGCGCTGTCGATCGATGAAGGGATCGTGGAAGGGAAAGCCGAGATGATCGGCGGCATCGAACCGACGGCACTGCCCACTATGTTCGACCTCGACCCGATCGCCGGCGACCTCGCAAATCTGAGCTCGGGAGGCGTGGCCGTGGTCGGTGATGACCCGGCGCTGCTTGGCGGAACCCTGGAGATCGAGTTCGAACGAACGACCATTGAAGCGCCAATCGTTGCCGTGGTCGAGAGGAGCACCGGCGGTTTCGAAGCCCCAGTGTACTTCATCGACCGTGCGAGACTCGACGACTCGGCCGGTCGTCAGCTCGATGCGCAGGTGTTCATCGACCTCGCCGGCGGAGCGGAGACGGACGCCGAGGAAAACGTGAGTACCCTGGTACGAGATACGCCCGGGTCTTTCCTGGCGACCCAGGAAGAACACGTCGCCAGCAGCGGGAGCGAGATCGCTGCGTTCAGGAACTTCATCGACGGGATGCTCATTCTGGCGAGCTTCATCGCGCTTCTTGGAGTCGCCAACACCACGGCGCTCGCGATAAATGAACGCTCTGGAGAGATCGGGCTGCTGCGAGCGGTCGGGACTTCTCGGCGGGAGCTGCGTCGCATCGTGCGGCTCGAGGCGGCACTCCTGTCGTTCGTTGCAGCATCGATCGGTATCGCCGTCGGAGCTGGTTTCTGCTGGGCGATGATCGATGTCACTGGAGGCGCGGAGATCCCGTCCGTCGTCGTACCCTGGCTCCGTCTGGCAGTGACGCTGATCGTCGCAGTCGCAGCGAGCGTAATCGCTGCAGCGTGGCCCGCGTTCCGGGTCTCCCGGGTGCCTGTGCTCGAGCTGGTGAGCGGGGACCGCTGA